The Parashewanella spongiae genome has a window encoding:
- a CDS encoding class I SAM-dependent methyltransferase, with protein MKHKPKSWSAIPNGDDVKNALNESISKMMPSMFGYHLAKLGTLAADFDTSDSPIIHQFSVKEVEPSNIIADFTHLPFEKKSIDCVISVLLLEFERNPFRILREINRVLISGGHLVIVGCNPLSSMVLGKMLPNKKQKFPWSGQFFSAHRVKDWLEVLGYQVLEEKRLVYHPLIGRYCENSLWQSWMESLLPFSGSFYVINAKKIECPLTPSRAWKRKRARNWSTAPTAGRISEFNSKESD; from the coding sequence ATGAAACATAAACCAAAATCTTGGTCAGCAATACCAAATGGTGATGATGTTAAAAACGCATTGAATGAATCAATATCGAAAATGATGCCCAGCATGTTTGGCTATCATTTAGCAAAACTCGGTACCCTTGCAGCGGATTTTGATACTTCGGACTCACCAATCATTCATCAATTTAGTGTCAAAGAAGTTGAACCTTCGAATATTATTGCTGATTTTACACATTTGCCATTCGAAAAAAAATCTATTGATTGTGTTATTTCAGTTCTTCTTTTGGAGTTTGAACGAAATCCTTTTCGTATACTGCGCGAGATAAATAGAGTGCTTATTTCTGGAGGGCACCTTGTGATTGTTGGTTGCAATCCACTCAGTTCAATGGTTTTAGGGAAAATGCTTCCAAATAAAAAACAAAAATTCCCTTGGAGTGGACAGTTTTTTTCAGCGCATAGAGTGAAAGATTGGCTTGAAGTTTTAGGGTATCAAGTGCTTGAGGAAAAACGACTCGTTTATCATCCGTTGATAGGCAGGTATTGTGAGAACAGCCTTTGGCAAAGCTGGATGGAGTCATTACTGCCTTTTTCAGGTTCTTTTTATGTCATTAATGCCAAAAAAATTGAATGCCCGTTAACGCCATCAAGAGCTTGGAAAAGAAAACGAGCAAGGAATTGGTCGACAGCACCAACAGCCGGAAGAATCTCTGAGTTTAATTCAAAAGAAAGTGATTGA
- the rnhA gene encoding ribonuclease HI produces the protein MSELKLINIFTDGSCLGNPGPGGYGIVMNYKSHRKEMQGGFARTTNNRMELLAPILALEELKEPCNVVLTSDSQYMRQGITKWIHGWKKNNWKTSSKAPVKNVDLWKRLDEAQKIHTIDWKWVKGHAGHAENERCDDLAREAAEANPTAIDAAYEASV, from the coding sequence ATGTCCGAACTCAAACTCATTAATATATTTACTGATGGATCTTGCCTTGGAAACCCTGGACCCGGTGGCTACGGTATCGTGATGAATTATAAATCTCACCGAAAAGAAATGCAGGGAGGATTTGCACGCACCACTAATAATCGTATGGAGCTCTTAGCACCAATATTAGCACTTGAGGAACTAAAAGAACCATGCAATGTTGTACTCACAAGTGACAGCCAGTATATGCGCCAAGGGATCACAAAGTGGATACATGGTTGGAAAAAAAATAACTGGAAAACTTCATCGAAAGCGCCAGTTAAAAATGTCGACTTATGGAAGCGCTTGGACGAAGCACAAAAAATCCACACCATAGATTGGAAATGGGTTAAAGGTCACGCAGGTCATGCTGAGAATGAACGATGTGATGACTTAGCAAGAGAAGCCGCTGAAGCAAACCCTACAGCAATCGATGCTGCTTATGAAGCAAGTGTTTAA
- the dnaQ gene encoding DNA polymerase III subunit epsilon: MNIVSSAKRQIILDTETTGMNQSGGGVYIGHRIIEVGCVEVVNRRLTGRHFHEYIRPDQLIDEEAIGVHGITNEFVADKPRFHEIAPQFLEFIKGAEIVAHNASFDISFMDHEFSMLKPSGPITADICSVVDSLSIAKFLHPGQKNNLDALCKRYGIDNSRRELHGALLDAEILADVYLLMTGGQTKFNLNSDKAGQQTGSIQRLPENREKLKVVAATADEISDHEQRLDLVAKSGNCIWRA; encoded by the coding sequence ATGAATATTGTTTCTTCAGCCAAACGTCAGATTATTTTAGATACAGAAACTACAGGTATGAACCAAAGTGGTGGCGGTGTTTATATTGGGCATCGAATCATTGAAGTAGGGTGTGTTGAAGTTGTTAACCGACGATTAACAGGTCGACATTTTCATGAATATATCAGACCTGATCAACTGATTGACGAAGAAGCAATTGGTGTTCACGGTATTACTAATGAGTTTGTAGCCGATAAACCAAGGTTTCATGAGATTGCTCCTCAGTTTTTAGAATTCATAAAAGGAGCTGAAATTGTCGCACATAATGCCAGCTTCGATATTTCATTTATGGATCATGAGTTTTCAATGCTGAAACCTAGTGGACCTATAACTGCAGATATTTGTTCGGTTGTTGATTCGCTCTCGATTGCTAAGTTTTTACACCCCGGACAAAAGAATAACCTTGATGCCCTATGTAAGCGTTACGGTATAGATAATTCTCGTCGTGAATTACACGGCGCACTGCTTGATGCCGAAATTCTTGCCGATGTGTATTTGCTGATGACCGGAGGGCAGACTAAATTCAATCTCAATAGTGATAAAGCAGGGCAACAGACAGGTAGTATACAAAGGCTGCCAGAAAACAGAGAAAAACTTAAAGTGGTCGCTGCAACAGCCGATGAAATAAGTGACCATGAGCAACGACTTGACTTAGTTGCTAAATCTGGAAATTGCATTTGGAGAGCTTAA
- a CDS encoding lytic transglycosylase, which yields MRVTHYLIASSIIVLSGCQTITNIPQQSVPEVVPTQLLIEPEPSVTNDIEESKTPIDVWERIRLGMKLPVTDQKLVKQYRKYYLTHPKHLMRVSKRALPFMHMIVEEIEKRDLPLELALLPIVESSFDPFAYSHGAASGLWQFTSPMARHFGLKMNWWYDGRRDVYSATIAALDMLEYLYKKTHKNWSYAIAAYNTGEGRVLRAVRNNKRRGKSTDFWALDLPTETERYVPQLIALADVIKNSEKYGIDLFPIPNEPQIKVIKVDTQIDLALAAEFAGISTEALYKLNPGFNRWATGPNGPHHIVLPIENADDFELALAETDPKKRVKWERYKIKSGDSIGVVAKRFHTTPSVIKSVNNLDGNTIIAGKHLLIPVSAKDASHYTLTANARLKHKQGIRRGNTKLNYTVKSGDSLWEIAKNHKVKTSSLARWNNMAPKDRLQIGKKLVIWQNKSSAKSNSVIRTVNYKVRSGDSLARIATKFKVTVKDLLKWNNLDESKYIQPGQTLSLFVDVKKYSS from the coding sequence ATGAGAGTTACGCACTATCTTATAGCTAGCAGCATTATCGTGTTATCGGGTTGCCAAACCATTACAAATATACCTCAACAGTCTGTTCCCGAGGTTGTGCCTACTCAATTATTGATCGAGCCTGAACCAAGTGTTACAAATGACATCGAAGAATCAAAAACACCCATTGATGTTTGGGAACGTATTCGTCTTGGAATGAAACTACCAGTAACGGATCAAAAGTTAGTCAAGCAATATCGTAAATACTATTTGACACACCCAAAACATTTAATGCGGGTATCAAAACGCGCCCTTCCTTTCATGCATATGATCGTCGAAGAAATTGAGAAACGAGATTTACCTCTTGAGCTTGCCTTACTTCCTATTGTTGAGAGTTCTTTTGATCCTTTTGCATATTCGCATGGAGCAGCATCGGGGTTGTGGCAATTTACATCACCAATGGCAAGACATTTCGGTTTAAAGATGAATTGGTGGTATGACGGCCGTAGAGACGTTTACTCAGCAACTATTGCAGCACTTGATATGCTCGAATACCTTTATAAAAAAACCCATAAAAACTGGTCATATGCTATAGCGGCATACAACACTGGTGAAGGCCGCGTACTAAGAGCCGTAAGAAATAACAAGAGACGTGGTAAAAGCACTGATTTTTGGGCCTTAGACTTACCCACTGAAACAGAGCGCTATGTACCTCAGTTAATAGCCTTAGCTGATGTCATTAAAAATTCAGAAAAATATGGTATTGATTTATTCCCTATTCCTAATGAGCCACAAATAAAAGTAATAAAAGTAGATACTCAAATCGATTTAGCGTTAGCCGCAGAGTTTGCTGGTATTTCTACTGAAGCTCTTTATAAACTTAACCCTGGTTTTAACCGCTGGGCGACAGGCCCTAATGGGCCGCACCACATTGTATTGCCTATCGAAAACGCCGATGATTTTGAGCTTGCTCTCGCTGAAACGGACCCAAAGAAGCGTGTGAAATGGGAACGATATAAAATTAAATCCGGTGATAGCATAGGAGTTGTCGCTAAACGCTTCCACACTACTCCTTCAGTAATTAAAAGCGTAAACAACTTAGATGGAAATACAATTATTGCTGGAAAGCATTTGTTAATCCCTGTCTCTGCAAAAGATGCTAGCCACTACACTCTTACCGCCAATGCAAGACTAAAACATAAACAAGGGATCCGTCGCGGTAACACTAAATTGAACTATACCGTCAAATCAGGTGATTCTTTATGGGAAATAGCAAAAAATCATAAAGTAAAGACATCCAGTTTAGCACGCTGGAATAATATGGCGCCTAAAGATCGATTACAAATCGGCAAAAAACTGGTTATTTGGCAAAACAAATCATCAGCTAAGTCAAACAGTGTTATACGAACGGTTAATTATAAAGTTCGTTCTGGTGATTCTTTGGCGCGGATTGCAACTAAGTTTAAGGTTACAGTAAAAGATCTTCTCAAATGGAATAATCTCGATGAATCTAAATACATTCAGCCGGGACAAACATTAAGCCTCTTTGTTGACGTAAAAAAGTATTCTTCGTAA
- a CDS encoding nucleoside hydrolase, with protein MNNKIIIDTDPGIDDALALACAFNAPEIDVIALTTIFGNASVQQTTENALRILEIFEQDIPVYSGAHRPLTMQAKEYPAFVHGENGLGNIPQPKAKKQAEAISAAQFIVNTTNQFPNEITIIALGPLTNLALALALDASIAQKIKRVITMGGNLHVAGNVSAAAEANVYCDPHAADQVYTAGWPVSVVGLDVTHQIRVKNSFFEKLEQKLPEKGKFLNVITQFYMNFYQDSYIMEGCHVHDSSAIACAIHPEWFVMESGQVRVICEGECMGKLMLHHDTGYTHRVNPWQNKPIIDVAVNVNVKAVKNWLEDLF; from the coding sequence ATGAATAACAAAATAATTATTGATACAGATCCAGGTATAGATGATGCCCTAGCATTAGCTTGTGCCTTTAATGCCCCAGAGATTGATGTAATTGCACTAACCACTATATTCGGTAATGCTTCAGTTCAACAAACCACTGAAAATGCATTGCGAATATTAGAAATTTTTGAGCAAGATATTCCTGTTTATTCTGGAGCACACAGACCATTAACGATGCAAGCAAAGGAATATCCTGCTTTTGTCCATGGAGAAAATGGATTAGGAAACATTCCTCAACCTAAAGCCAAAAAGCAAGCCGAGGCAATAAGTGCCGCTCAGTTTATTGTCAATACAACAAACCAATTTCCAAATGAAATCACTATTATTGCACTAGGCCCTCTCACTAATTTAGCATTAGCACTCGCTTTAGATGCTTCTATTGCTCAAAAAATTAAGCGTGTCATAACAATGGGAGGAAACTTGCATGTTGCAGGTAATGTTAGTGCAGCAGCTGAAGCAAACGTCTATTGTGATCCTCATGCTGCAGATCAGGTTTATACCGCTGGCTGGCCCGTAAGTGTTGTAGGTTTAGATGTCACTCACCAAATCAGAGTTAAAAACAGCTTTTTTGAAAAACTCGAACAAAAACTCCCCGAAAAGGGGAAATTTTTAAATGTCATCACCCAATTCTATATGAATTTTTATCAAGATTCATACATTATGGAGGGATGCCATGTCCATGATTCATCAGCAATTGCCTGTGCCATTCATCCAGAGTGGTTTGTAATGGAAAGCGGCCAAGTTAGGGTGATTTGTGAAGGGGAATGTATGGGAAAACTTATGCTTCATCACGATACTGGTTATACCCATAGAGTGAACCCTTGGCAGAACAAACCTATTATTGATGTTGCAGTGAATGTTAATGTCAAGGCAGTCAAAAATTGGCTAGAAGATTTGTTTTAA
- the gloB gene encoding hydroxyacylglutathione hydrolase, whose translation MISIKAIPAFQDNYIWCITRDNKHAFVVDPGDAEAVTQHLVKHQMSLAGILITHHHADHTGGITELLNTHGLDIPVYGPLSRHIPQITQPVSEGELFIKNINSTAEVLSIPGHTLDHIAYLIEGHLFCGDTLFSGGCGRIFEGTPEQMTDSLSKITKLSPETMVYCAHEYTQSNMEFAVHVDPENKELAEYFNWVKQQRNQNQITLPSTIKQELKINPFLRCDNPLIQQTICREYPLNKLENKTQYFAQLRKWKDNF comes from the coding sequence ATGATCTCAATAAAAGCTATTCCCGCCTTTCAAGACAATTACATTTGGTGCATAACAAGAGACAATAAGCATGCTTTTGTTGTTGATCCCGGTGATGCCGAGGCCGTTACACAACACTTAGTAAAACATCAAATGAGCCTTGCTGGAATTTTAATTACTCACCACCATGCCGATCATACTGGTGGAATTACTGAGCTATTAAATACTCACGGATTGGATATTCCAGTCTATGGCCCTCTCTCTCGTCACATTCCACAAATCACGCAGCCTGTATCTGAAGGCGAACTTTTTATAAAGAATATTAACAGTACTGCAGAAGTGCTTTCAATTCCGGGCCATACTCTCGATCACATTGCCTATTTAATCGAGGGGCACTTATTCTGTGGTGATACATTGTTCAGTGGAGGTTGTGGGCGAATATTCGAAGGTACACCTGAGCAAATGACTGATTCATTGTCTAAAATTACCAAATTATCACCTGAAACTATGGTGTACTGCGCGCATGAATATACCCAAAGTAATATGGAATTTGCTGTACATGTTGATCCCGAAAACAAAGAGCTAGCCGAATATTTTAATTGGGTAAAGCAACAAAGGAATCAAAATCAAATAACGTTACCTTCGACCATAAAACAAGAGCTAAAAATAAATCCATTTTTACGGTGTGATAACCCACTTATTCAACAGACAATTTGTCGAGAGTACCCACTAAACAAACTCGAAAATAAAACTCAATATTTTGCACAATTAAGGAAATGGAAAGACAATTTTTAA
- a CDS encoding AsmA family protein, with protein MKIIKWLVGLCLFSIGLLVVYLTMLFDLNDFKPQIIEAVKKQTGRDLVISKDLSWTVFPNVGIEIEAVTLSNPSGFSIKNMVTIDKAVAEVAFMPLLSKEIEVIRLKLEGIDVNLVTRADGSSSLDGLSSKSNKSTKSDANESASESNNELNKLHINGIDISDTKLSIINEASNTKQVVQLNAFSVTEFDLGKEATLHFDFNADTGGIKVNSVGNSTIILAKDFNDLTLKQFKVETEVEGEPIPNKRIVHNLDSDIHVNLANKKVNLTLNNFKLADIVAKGEVYAEYGGRKPSVNVELEFNDIDLTPYMPKSVEDDTRSDNKIAVSKNADDSEPDLSVLSSVNAKINVTIKSIKAKNIETSNWVLNTSLTDGLLNLTKLSADLYEGSLLVTSSLDARKSLPQYAFSSELSNVKVRPLLTAAADLDVLAGTAEFHVKGSGQSLRPSKIKTAIKAKGNLRFSDGALYGVNIPLMVRNAKAKLTGGAGQEDTVRKTDFTSLSSDFNLVNGIFGLTNTKMISPLIRVSGQGNVNLVTEALNYRLETEIVASLEGQSSELKELSGVPIPLHIKGTITDPKVSLDTKALLNNKLDKEKDSLFKKFGF; from the coding sequence ATGAAGATAATTAAATGGTTAGTTGGATTGTGCTTATTTTCAATAGGCTTGTTGGTCGTATATTTAACAATGTTATTTGATTTGAACGACTTTAAACCTCAAATCATTGAAGCGGTAAAAAAACAAACTGGCAGAGATTTAGTTATTTCAAAAGATTTGAGTTGGACAGTTTTCCCTAATGTAGGAATTGAAATTGAAGCCGTAACACTCTCAAACCCATCGGGTTTTTCTATCAAAAATATGGTAACGATAGATAAAGCTGTAGCTGAAGTGGCATTTATGCCATTACTAAGTAAAGAAATAGAAGTGATTCGTTTAAAACTAGAGGGCATTGATGTCAACTTAGTAACTAGAGCCGATGGCAGTTCTAGCTTGGATGGCCTTTCTAGTAAGAGCAATAAAAGCACTAAATCTGATGCAAATGAATCAGCAAGTGAAAGCAATAATGAACTAAATAAGTTACACATAAATGGTATTGATATTAGCGATACAAAACTATCAATTATCAATGAAGCCAGTAATACTAAGCAAGTTGTTCAACTTAATGCCTTCTCAGTAACTGAATTTGATCTTGGAAAAGAAGCAACACTTCATTTTGATTTTAATGCTGATACTGGTGGCATTAAAGTTAACAGTGTTGGAAATAGTACCATTATTCTCGCTAAAGATTTTAATGACTTAACTTTGAAACAGTTTAAAGTTGAAACTGAAGTAGAAGGTGAGCCAATTCCAAATAAGCGAATTGTACATAATCTTGACTCCGATATTCATGTAAATCTAGCCAATAAAAAGGTTAATCTAACCTTAAATAATTTTAAGCTTGCAGATATTGTTGCTAAAGGTGAAGTTTATGCCGAATATGGAGGTAGAAAGCCATCCGTTAACGTTGAACTCGAATTTAATGACATTGATTTAACACCTTATATGCCTAAGTCTGTTGAAGATGATACAAGGAGTGATAATAAAATTGCAGTCAGCAAAAATGCTGATGATTCTGAGCCTGATTTATCTGTATTGAGCAGTGTTAACGCTAAGATAAATGTTACTATTAAGTCTATAAAAGCTAAAAATATTGAAACTTCCAACTGGGTGCTAAATACATCGCTAACCGATGGTTTGCTTAATTTGACTAAGCTTTCTGCAGATCTTTATGAAGGAAGTTTATTAGTAACTTCTAGTTTAGATGCTCGTAAGTCATTACCTCAATATGCATTTTCTAGCGAACTTTCCAATGTAAAAGTGCGCCCTTTACTCACTGCAGCTGCAGATCTTGATGTTTTAGCAGGTACGGCAGAGTTCCATGTAAAAGGCAGCGGACAGAGTTTAAGACCAAGTAAAATTAAAACGGCAATTAAAGCGAAAGGTAACTTAAGGTTTAGTGACGGTGCGCTTTATGGGGTTAATATACCGCTTATGGTTCGAAATGCTAAAGCAAAACTAACAGGTGGGGCAGGGCAGGAAGATACTGTACGAAAAACTGACTTTACATCCCTGAGTAGTGATTTTAATTTAGTAAATGGAATTTTCGGCTTAACTAATACTAAAATGATTTCACCGCTCATTAGAGTAAGTGGACAGGGTAATGTTAATTTAGTCACTGAAGCGTTGAATTATCGGCTCGAAACAGAAATTGTAGCAAGCCTTGAAGGTCAAAGCTCAGAGTTAAAAGAGTTGAGTGGCGTACCCATTCCTTTGCATATAAAAGGGACTATTACCGATCCTAAAGTTTCACTAGATACGAAAGCTTTGCTTAATAATAAGCTTGATAAAGAGAAAGATTCGTTATTTAAGAAATTTGGGTTTTAA
- a CDS encoding TIGR03503 family protein: MMKNCVKSIILSLVLMLSLSTNADVQSFKFAGELKNRFRIDHMVSHITLFVQREYGSPPVIVVLPDGTKWYSSRHPEDVKWVDGMTGDIIYIPNPVPGPWQLLGRVVEGSNINKVSSLNIELAPFPQPIFQGEKLKVTAHFNSDGNIMRLPGLDYLVDWTARLKRVDTSTTPTSRSTVRHIGTYKDDGKLLDEYPDDGVFTSNFNLDVDAGEYIFSVKAKNEVFERTVSTPIHLTENPIKINLVPPFDIKTGNYRLEIFTDPERVKLEDTHIEYELFGPNGFKDKIYLNDIFISEMDISLPKVNSFGNYLLKGQAVTTTAEGREIILSLPETSFHLKEPEIKGPTEAELAIQAAKKAILDEELAQKKIVAWTISINLFLLIASLGGFIYWRKRQVMIKAMKVAQQNIIDEAVREDETDHTLQAEDIDLTMPDDESSDKPNRA, encoded by the coding sequence ATGATGAAAAATTGCGTAAAATCGATCATCTTATCTTTAGTGTTAATGCTCTCATTAAGCACCAATGCTGATGTACAGTCTTTTAAATTTGCAGGTGAACTCAAGAACCGTTTTCGAATCGATCATATGGTTTCTCACATAACCTTATTTGTACAAAGAGAGTACGGTTCTCCGCCTGTCATTGTTGTGCTTCCTGATGGTACTAAGTGGTATTCGTCGCGTCATCCGGAAGATGTAAAGTGGGTTGATGGTATGACTGGAGATATCATTTATATTCCAAATCCTGTTCCTGGACCATGGCAATTATTAGGGCGAGTTGTTGAGGGCTCAAATATTAATAAGGTGAGTAGCCTAAATATTGAGCTCGCACCGTTTCCACAGCCTATTTTTCAAGGTGAAAAATTAAAGGTTACCGCTCATTTTAATTCAGATGGCAACATAATGCGGTTACCAGGGCTCGATTATCTTGTGGATTGGACGGCTCGATTAAAGCGTGTTGATACTTCAACAACCCCTACATCAAGAAGTACAGTTCGCCATATTGGTACTTATAAAGATGATGGAAAACTACTCGATGAATACCCAGATGATGGTGTATTTACAAGCAATTTTAATCTTGATGTGGATGCTGGAGAATACATTTTCTCTGTAAAGGCTAAAAATGAAGTATTTGAAAGGACTGTATCAACACCAATTCATTTAACTGAGAACCCAATAAAAATCAATTTAGTTCCTCCTTTCGACATTAAAACTGGTAATTATCGTCTTGAAATATTTACGGATCCTGAACGTGTTAAATTGGAGGACACGCATATTGAATATGAGTTGTTTGGCCCTAATGGCTTTAAGGACAAAATATATTTAAACGACATTTTTATCTCAGAAATGGATATTTCTTTACCAAAAGTTAACAGCTTTGGTAACTATTTATTAAAAGGACAAGCGGTAACGACGACTGCTGAAGGCCGTGAGATTATTCTTTCACTTCCTGAAACTTCATTTCATTTGAAAGAGCCTGAAATAAAGGGGCCAACAGAAGCTGAACTTGCCATACAAGCAGCAAAAAAAGCTATTTTGGATGAGGAATTAGCTCAGAAAAAAATCGTAGCATGGACAATTAGCATTAACCTGTTTTTACTCATTGCAAGCCTTGGAGGCTTTATTTATTGGAGGAAGCGCCAAGTAATGATAAAAGCAATGAAAGTCGCTCAGCAGAATATTATTGATGAAGCAGTGAGAGAAGACGAAACTGATCATACACTACAAGCTGAAGATATTGATCTCACTATGCCTGACGATGAATCATCAGATAAACCTAATAGAGCTTAA